ACAAGATCAAAACCGAAGACCAAGTCCCGGGGAAGGAAATCAACTCCTTTCTCTCCCTTGCCGAAGAGCGCGCGATGCAGCAGGCGGAGAAGATCGACGGCATGCTGAAGGCGGGCGAAAACCTCCCCGTCCTGGCGGGCGTCCCCATCGGCATCAAGGATGTTCTGACGATGCAGGGTGCGCCCTCTACGGCAGGCTCCAAGATCCTCAAAAACTACCATCCGCCCTACGACGCCACGGCGGTGCGCAAGCTGGAAGCCGCGGGAGCGGTCCTTCTGGGCAAGCTGAACTGCGACGAGTTTGCCATGGGCGGATCGAATGAAAACTCCGCCTACGGGCCGGTTCGGAATCCCAGAGCGCTGGACCGCGTTCCCGGAGGCTCCTCCGGGGGCTCTGCCGCAGCCGTCGCCGCGGGCTTCTGTGTTGCTTCGCTAGGCACGGATACGGGCGGCTCGGTGCGTCAGCCTGCCGCGTTCTGCGGCGTGACGGGCCTGCTGCCTACCTACGGACGCATCTCGCGTTACGGCCTGATCGCTTTTGCCTCTTCGCTGGACCGCGTCGGACCTGTGACACGCTCCGTGCGCGATACCGCCACCATGCTCTCTGTCCTGAGCGGCCCAGATCCTATGGACGCCACCGCTTCGCAAACCCCGGTGGAGGATTATGTTGCCGCGACGAAGGCCCCCGTTGCCGGATTGAAGATCGGCATTCCCGCCGAGTACTTCGGCGAAGGCCTCGAGCCGGAGATCCGTGCCGCCGTGGAGCGGACGCTGGACCAGCTTAAAGCTGCCGGATGCACTACGCATCCGATTTCCCTGGCGCATACAAAGTACGCCGTTCCAACGTATTACGTCCTGGCGACAGCCGAGGCGAGCAGCAATCTGTCGCGTTTTGACGGCGTACGCTTCGGCCATCGCGTCGACCACCCGAAGAACCTTTCGGAGCTCTACAAGGAGTCGCGCGAAGAGGGTTTCGGACCGGAGGTCAAGCGCCGGATCCTTCTGGGCACGTACTCGCTCTCCTCGGGCTACTACGACGCTTACTATCGCAAGGCGCAGCAGGTCCGCACGCTTCTGGCGCGGGATTTTCTGGCCGCCTTTGCCGAGGTGGACGCCATCGTGACTCCAATCACCCCCACGCCTCCATGGAAACTCGGTGAAAAGACAGAAGATCCGCTCTCCATGTACCTCGCGGATATCTACACAGTCGCCGCCTCATTGGCCGGAATCAGCGGCATTAGCGTGCCCGTCGGCGAAACGGCGGAACATCTCCCCATTGGCGTTCAGGTACTTGCGGGTCACTTCCAGGAGGCCAAGCTTCTTCGCGTCGCTCAGGCCATCGAGGATGCTAAAAAATAATCTGTCCGCAACCCATTTTTTGGTGAAAGTCGCGCGCAACACCTGCAAAACTCCTGTGTTCTTACTAATGCAACAAGGGAGGTTTTACATGCAGATCACGAAGACAATCACAAAATGGATTACGGGCGCCGCCCTTGCAGCCGCGCTCTTCATCGCGGCTCCGGCACCGCAAGCCAAGGCTCAGGTTGCCTTTGGGGTCAGCGTGGGAGTTCCCTATTATGGGTACGCTCCGTATCCCTACGGCTATTACCCCTACTACGGCTACGGCCCTTACTACGGCTATGGCCCGGCGTTCTACGGGCGCTATGGTTATGGCCGCGGCTTTTATGGCGGACGAGGCTTCTACGGCGGTCGCGGGTTTGTAGGCGGACGTGGATACGGCGGTGGCGGTTACGCACGTGGCGGCGGCTTTGGCGGCGGTCGTGGTGGTGGAGGATCTCGTGGTGGCGGAGGACGCCGGTAACGGCAACCAAACCACTCTTTCCAAACGAGGCCAGGCGATCACCGCCTGGCTTCTCTCTTTGAAGATGCAGTGAACGTTTCTTAACCGCAGGTGCATCACCAGCAGGTGAATCTTATGCGCAGCACACGTTTTGTCTCAGCCGCAACGCTCGCTTTCGCACTTCTTGCCTCCACTGCCGCCCATGCGCAGAACTCCTTCCGGAATGATGGACGAGAAGACCGGCGGGACAATCGTCGAGATTTCCGCGAACAGCAGCGTTTTGACGAACAGCGCCAGCGGGAAGAGCACTTCCGCTTCGAGCAGTCTCGTTTCAACCACACGGACGAACGCTTTGAGCCACAGCGCTTCGAGAACCGTCGCGATTTCAACCTGGCAGAGCACCGCCTCGTACATGACCGCTACGAGGATCACGGAAGCAACTATGCCCGCTAAGGGACGTACCACAGGCCACCGGAACCCTCCGGCGGCCTGTTTCGTGTCCGAAAATAACACGGAATAAATGTGGTAGCCTCAAGCTTGAAGCGGTTGGCACGAGGCACAATGGCCCAGTCAATCTGAGAACATACGGCGCACGTCCTACAGAACAAGAGGAAGCCGCACAGCGCATGACCACCGTATACGACCTGATCGTTATTGGCTCTGGCCCTTCCGGGCAGCGGGCCGCTATTTATGCCGCTAAACTCGGTAAAAAAGTCGCTCTTATTGAAATGCGCGAAGTGGTCGGAGGAGCCTGTATCTCTACCGGCACCATCCCTTCCAAGACCATGCGCGAAGCCGTCCTTCACCTCTCCGGTTATAACTACAAATCTATCTACGGTATGAACTACCGCGTGAAGGAACGCATCACGATGGCCGATCTGGCCTTCCGCGTTCAGCACGTGATCAAGACCGAGATCGACGTGACCGAAGCCCAGCTCTCGCGCAACAACATCGAGATGCTCACCGGCACGGCCAGTTTTGTAGACGCCACCCATCTAAAGGTAACTAACTCGCGTGGTTCCACCATTTACGAGTCGGCCAACATCGTGATCGCTACTGGCACCAAGCCTGCGGCTTCAGTAAAAGTTCCGATCAACGGCACCTCGATCATCAACTCCGACCTGGTGCTGGACCTCAAGACCCTTCCGAAGACGATGATCGTCGTCGGCGGAGGCGTGATCGGCGTCGAGTTCACCTGCATGTTCGCCGCTCTAGGCGTCCGGGTCACGTTGATTGAGCGCCGCCCACGCCTGCTGGAGTTTGCCGACCAGGAGATCGTCGAGGCCTTGAGCTACCACCTTCGCGATGCGCGTGTCACGATGCGCATGAACGAGGAAGTGGAGTCCGTGGAAGAGATGGAAGACGGCTCCGTCGTCGCGAACCTGGAGTCCAAGAAGAAGATCCAGGGCGATGCCCTTCTGTTTGCAGTCGGTCGCCAGGGAAATGTGGATGAGCTGAACCTCTCCGCCATCGGCGTCGAATCTGACGAGCGCGGTCGTATCCCGGTCGATAAGGACTACCGCACCAAGGCACGCAATGTCTTCGCCGTGGGCGACGTCATCGGCTTCCCTTCCCTGGCCTCGGTCAGCATGGAGCAGGGCCGTGTGGCTGCAGCGCGGGCCTTTGGAGACGAGAGCATCCTCTCCAACCCCAGCTTTTACCCGTACGGCATCTGGACGATCCCAGAGATCAGCTTCCTCGGCAAGACCGAAGAGCAGCTTACGGAAGAGGATGTGCCTTACGAGGTCGGCGTCGCCTACTACCGCGAGATCGCCCGTGGGCAGATTCGTGGAGATACGACAGGCCGTTTGAAGCTCATTTTCCATCGCGAGAACAAGTCGATCCTCGGCGTGCACATCATTGGCGAAGGCGCCAGCGAACTGCTGCACGTCGGACAGGCTGTGATGGCTCTGGGTGGAAACATCGATTACTTTGTGGATACGGTGTTCAATTACCCGACGCTGGCGGAGGCTTATAAGGTCGCTGCGTTCAATGGCTTGAACCGGTTGAGTAAGTTCGAGTAGATCCGGCTCCGCTAAAAATTTTCGTACCAGTAGCCAAATAATCGCATGGGACTCTTCCCTGGCATTATTTGGCTATCGCTTTTGGGATGCCAAATAGCTCTGAAGCGATCCTGTCTCCGATCTCCCACGGTGCCGAAGGATCGA
This genomic stretch from Terriglobus saanensis SP1PR4 harbors:
- the gatA gene encoding Asp-tRNA(Asn)/Glu-tRNA(Gln) amidotransferase subunit GatA → MNLKTLTIDVTLAALRSGETTASALAQLHFDKIKTEDQVPGKEINSFLSLAEERAMQQAEKIDGMLKAGENLPVLAGVPIGIKDVLTMQGAPSTAGSKILKNYHPPYDATAVRKLEAAGAVLLGKLNCDEFAMGGSNENSAYGPVRNPRALDRVPGGSSGGSAAAVAAGFCVASLGTDTGGSVRQPAAFCGVTGLLPTYGRISRYGLIAFASSLDRVGPVTRSVRDTATMLSVLSGPDPMDATASQTPVEDYVAATKAPVAGLKIGIPAEYFGEGLEPEIRAAVERTLDQLKAAGCTTHPISLAHTKYAVPTYYVLATAEASSNLSRFDGVRFGHRVDHPKNLSELYKESREEGFGPEVKRRILLGTYSLSSGYYDAYYRKAQQVRTLLARDFLAAFAEVDAIVTPITPTPPWKLGEKTEDPLSMYLADIYTVAASLAGISGISVPVGETAEHLPIGVQVLAGHFQEAKLLRVAQAIEDAKK
- the sthA gene encoding Si-specific NAD(P)(+) transhydrogenase — protein: MTTVYDLIVIGSGPSGQRAAIYAAKLGKKVALIEMREVVGGACISTGTIPSKTMREAVLHLSGYNYKSIYGMNYRVKERITMADLAFRVQHVIKTEIDVTEAQLSRNNIEMLTGTASFVDATHLKVTNSRGSTIYESANIVIATGTKPAASVKVPINGTSIINSDLVLDLKTLPKTMIVVGGGVIGVEFTCMFAALGVRVTLIERRPRLLEFADQEIVEALSYHLRDARVTMRMNEEVESVEEMEDGSVVANLESKKKIQGDALLFAVGRQGNVDELNLSAIGVESDERGRIPVDKDYRTKARNVFAVGDVIGFPSLASVSMEQGRVAAARAFGDESILSNPSFYPYGIWTIPEISFLGKTEEQLTEEDVPYEVGVAYYREIARGQIRGDTTGRLKLIFHRENKSILGVHIIGEGASELLHVGQAVMALGGNIDYFVDTVFNYPTLAEAYKVAAFNGLNRLSKFE